A stretch of Episyrphus balteatus chromosome 2, idEpiBalt1.1, whole genome shotgun sequence DNA encodes these proteins:
- the LOC129912728 gene encoding cubilin homolog — MKIGKNLSILKNKVYLCVFRKFRTSSLSMNRVITFETRLMTLTTEVDRIISKLSTNNCESIPCKNGGTCYNLYEDFNCECPNAWTGKTCETDVDECQNFNGTDSGCQNNGVCINLPGSYRCNCTNGFHGAHCRDRVADCVKSRPGELCGKGQCIPANNTLGYQCLCDAGWKVDNITQSCTVDVNECLESLVSCHTSCINLPGTFVCGPCPNGYTGNGVVCRDINECEKDNGGCRMMPKVRCINTEGSHRCGKCPPGWTGDGTYCSQAETYSCESTNICHPLAKCQYISNVMVCVCPEGLVGSGYGQKGCRSGSANPCNEHNCQNGGTCVNVGGMATCICRDGFESAHCEIQNICLSNPCLNGGTCTKHHNDTICVCPRGYSGNLCQTRNAVCGSVITQASGDLTSPTARGSNVYGPNQSCAWVIRTDFDLILNVTFSRFDIQFDATCSKDWLQINDGKSLSAPVIGRFCGNELPKGSGNLQSSHNTLFLWFHTDYAINGTGFALSWTSVTPICGGRFNVDDQAHGVIKSPAYPGKSPPNRECEWDIIAPLGKRILFRFFEVVMDNSANCTKDALILYDSNEVLEKICETGVPPPKYSSTNSVKVHFHTDRGRQDSLFHMHYEVVEGKPGCGGLLTEEKGKILFTADLNRCVFLIQQPVGTRIEITFVKQEPEEGSASFKVHRSLLTIRHFLYVIKIYDGKTEDDPVISDTDGKLSPGNCTSNGNSLLIVAQVETPTWFRLGSLPNAIVFEANFKRVCGYELRDASGGTIKTPNYPKPYYEGLDCVYSVVGPLNSVVHLRITDFDLSEYDEGCDDGSDFIEIYYSLNGPPQRHCKGGQMHVIAPSNYLDLGFHSNTNPQKRRGISAEYNFEQIGCGGVLREAVGSFELLNPSSPTNSYCEWILEAPDSNVISLDLTYRRSGTKCASGEVDLKIFLNRTGSNDGRLVESHCGDEKRIVTILPSNIATVFLKLVPPSIGNAVTYGIRANYTFTPRSSSCGGNYSLLSGSIQSPGWPDEYFESTDCIWVIHAPLGNKIELIPRNFSLETNYKEFCHDYLEIRNGMTEASPLIGKFCGTEIPPHIPSFTNHLYLHFHSDSSLNYPGFDITFQQTSTGCGGSLTSHTGSIASPHYPELSRGPVQCDWKITISKGSSIDVRITKIGPTANLCSNDVLTIYDGPDSLSKKLSINCSSDGDISLSSSKNVIFIRYVLPDDGAAEDQQFYLEYQTNCQQTLNSVEGVIESPNFPSNYPDSLKCEWTIEGRKAETISLTFSHFELEALDLQCRYDKFEVIDMKGEDVLQSHKICRDPAGLLTSDGNKLVVRFTTDSHNNGNGFRLEYKRNGCGGYKNSHWDDFETPNYPYNVNVDCEWFIEAPAGWQIVLYVTEVHIEGGDINCSTNGLIVKSEKNDPKNLLKTCGIQTEVSTITSQGSTMYVRFYSNSVRSRKYMKASFRRTQGKCGGVIHNQAGELYSPNYPNNYSSNTYCEWMVTLGSERFKLSFESLEAHQTNGNECANGLLDVYDGLKRDEERVLLGRFCNDGIRRSLYHTFKGIMNVIFNSANKPPGKGFIFKYKKVKCGGLLVKEEGTFRAREEDGYCSWWISVPEESRVTVSFSNVQCHCDGLYPEKCAENRGLMIKISDRDYTHICEAHPPDLTLTTSSMIDFYSQHMSYTAKYTRTGTACGGDLTSLRGSLASPFYPESYPSNVECIWILNAPSGNYLELTFDQMNITNSENCNQDYLEIRETSITGRLLCVFCSNVLPTDSFRGFERIWIKFRSAEGSTGLGFRLSWTNSQLNEVSGFKGKIESPSIVSIRSEREPFQWRITVPRDYLISLTFKEYNGGLQLFDGFDNTALPIEIQLSPWQVTSSMNVIYFMTDNQMLDQFIIEWKAISKDVITQNLPINTCNETLQISYRSTVTISSPGYPTGYENNLQCQWLIKPDHPTRHVVAKLYDVRLDKVDNCQADYLKVFSSNDLLSWHEELKICDSPSKGPNPIAIIHGTPYLKLQLTTDSSLNATGFTSKVFTTCGGNLTNSIGRILDTDIVSPDNEWYLQNCTWHIEVGTGRKIQFTFNFPKNMSQHSSDQCENYALIRDGVNDGAPILPPGRICSNKDINGTITTNSNRATVRYTLKPSSSFYLYETPMWNLTYREYSQCNGEVRLTSYSPSELISSPNYPNVPDPHTECIWIIIAPPGETVQVEFVGNFNMNMRQCSKEFIEFRDGATEIARSLGKYCFKPGKIRSSDNILRMRYLTDIAEPRNGFKANVSLSTCGGTFTQYNDFITSANYPAPGGYPANSICEYVIKVSSTFSFNLAFIDIDLPFDAANLNSSDQIRIYQIVEGDLQRVENELAVIYGNTTTPTDIKIHINEVLIRFYSFKANSKFRGFKIKYDRLFNECYKDASGDHGVLTLSSMTPRRKAMSVICRWRITVPKGKRVKLDVIDFDGGVQESDLTKNFTATFSNDVFMLSRITMVNLNNITTSTSISSSDNKMFVKILGAYTASLRRVKFEYSSIEESNCPDDITEDSGSFSVAKLGSTSTFYCSFYFKLNGAQTMSFNISRLNVEIHRRSAYAMYFKDERTYESIRFFSKNLTNSVLAISPKRGSINILQNDVVRIKELEVYYKKIPCGGEYRLGQRFEITMPNLTAEYGSLNCAWQFYITTNKNGHDLTANFSFVLPCKDEFVTVHAGRSNENLEIAKLCQGQTFNTVRLNSLHIYVLYHTKSYNPNSQMRIVFERTSKCSEKLNFEVSSTESLSFTATDYKNNLKCVWDVQASEGYYLQIKFSGRFFIEESQNCTKDFLEIRKFENNDWVSMPRYCGRNLPSSINTTSSRLQLVFQSDEANTGDGFNLSIKKTCYAVFNVTNEHQVIKYPTGWSDTRQNMSCEYLLQNTDPDKYIQVQFTKFVIDHRSRCNLAHLSAEIRSSNRSKNEMGPYCIKNALSELRAKESILINYEAILEIGDYEMEFFLDSCGGEVRRPMWISSMRNEAGDGYANNMNCIWNITAPVGHNIVIHFKYLILDQNFYCTQDYVSIYKGSQMNIDNLEAKLCGNITIDPPSFHIESNSAVLAAISDSSITRDGFSAQIMFSKACDERITLTEANSPVDIDRNLTVVSGEVMSCNIRAMAPPGFRIEIELKELNISKHNQSCGAVCEKSCENVEIVDSLKADSLVLGRYCWVGDVKPKLKSSFEDVVIRTNFEQPGIHLFKVNLRLVLADCGNQSQIYLGVDANSITIHALLGSNGLYLPNTHCYLKITSKFDFELKLTDFSLQNKSDVTGRCLDYVLIKSTKQSYPQHLISELCGVIPPYVIKVERPQFVAEAEITFHSDEKVESTGFKMTARTINLCNRTYTHTSGLISGVITNDSGCQNDILLPENYIVNLYIPGLFYLSGSNSSEDFIRVIDKKTNRQIYEDFMETNRGRKIYTSTAQIHLDLKASSGIELQIFYYASPKATLLGCGGNLEMPMCVDGIC, encoded by the exons ATGAAAATAGGTAAGAATCTatcaatattgaaaaacaaagtttatttgTGTGTATTTCGGAAATTTAGGACCTCATCGCTGTCCATGAATCGTGTGATAACTTTTGAAACGCGATTAATGACACTCACGACTGAAGTGGATCGAATAATTAGCAAGCTTTCAACTAACAATTGTGAATCGATTCCTTGTAAAAATGGTGGAACTTGTTATAATTTGTATGAAGATTTTAATTGTGAATGTCCCAATGCTTGGACG GGCAAAACTTGTGAGACAGATGTTGAcgagtgtcaaaattttaacgGAACCGATTCGGGTTGTCAAAATAATGGAGTTTGTATAAATTTACCAGGAAGTTATCG ATGTAACTGTACAAATGGTTTCCATGGAGCTCACTGTCGCGATCGTGTGGCTGATTGTGTCAAATCCAGACCTGGAGAGTTATGTGGAAAGGGTCAATGCATTCCAGCAAATAATACCTTGGGCTATCAGTGTTTGTGTGATGCTGGGTGGAAAGTTGACAATATCACTCAGTCTTGCACGGTTGATGTTAACGAATGTCTAGAATCGTTGGTTTCATGTCATACAAGTTGTATCAACTTACCTGGAACCTTTGTTTGTGGACCTTGCCCAAATGGATACACTGGTAATGGTGTCGTTTGTCGGGATATCAATGAATGCGAAAAGGATAACGGAGGTTGTAGGATGATGCCGAAAGTCCGGTGTATTAATACCGAG ggATCACATCGATGTGGAAAATGTCCTCCAGGTTGGACAGGTGATGGGACATACTGTAGCCAGGCAGAAACTTATTCATGTGAGTCAACGAATATTTGTCATCCACTGGCTAAATGTCAGTATATTTCGAATGTGATGGTTTGCGTGTGTCCTGAAGGCCTGGTAGGCTCTGGATATGGCCAAAAAGGTTGTAGATCGGGCTCAGCTAATCCCTGCAATGAACACAACTGTCAG AACGGTGGAACATGTGTGAATGTTGGTGGCATGGCAACATGCATATGTCGTGATGGCTTTGAATCTGCTCATTGTGAAATACAAAACATATGCTTATCAAATCCATGTTTAAACGGTGGAACTTGTACCAAACACCACAACGATACCATTTGCGTTTGTCCTCGTGGATACTCTGGCAATTTATGTCAAACCAGAAACGCAGTTTGTGGCAGTGTAATAACTCAAGCTTCTGGTGACTTAACAAGTCCCACAGCACGTGGAAGTAACGTTTATGGTCCAAATCAGTCATGCGCTTGGGTTATTCGGACTGATTTCGATCTCATTCTGAATGTGACGTTTAGCCGTTTTGACATTCAGTTTGATGCAACATGCAGCAAGGACTGGTTGCAAATCAATGATGGCAAGTCTCTGTCAGCACCAGTAATTGGACGATTTTGTGGCAATGAGTTACCAAAAGGAAGTGGTAACCTTCAATCTTCTCATAACACACTGTTTTTGTGGTTCCACACGGATTATGCTATCAATGGAACTGGGTTCGCTTTGAGTTGGACAAGTGTCACACCGATTTGTGGTGGTCGCTTTAATGTCGATGATCAAGCTCATGGGGTCATTAAATCACCAGCTTATCCTGGTAAAAGTCCACCAAATCGTGAATGTGAATGGGATATAATTGCTCCCTTAGGGAAACGTATATTGTTTCGGTTCTTCGAAGTGGTAATGGACAACTCAGCTAATTGCACAAAAGATGCATTGATTCTTTATGATTCAAATGAAGTATTGGAGAAGATTTGTGAAACAGGTGTTCCACCGCCGAAATATTCATCAACCAATTCAGTCAAGGTACATTTCCACACGGATCGTGGGAGGCAAGACAGCTTGTTCCATATGCATTATGAGGTTGTCGAAGGCAAGCCTGGTTGTGGTGGACTTTTGACGGAAGAAAAGGGAAAAATACTCTTCACGGCAGACCTGAATAGATGTGTGTTTTTGATCCAGCAACCTGTTGGAACTAGGATTgaaataacttttgtaaaacagGAACCAGAAGAGGGAAGTGCTTCGTTTAAGGTGCACCGGTCTTTGCTTACCATTAGGCATTTTTTGTATGTTATCAAGATCTACGATGGAAAGACTGAGGATGACCCTGTTATATCTGACACTGATGGAAAGTTATCCCCTGGTAATTGTACATCGAATGGAAATTCGTTATTGATTGTCGCTCAAGTGGAAACACCTACTTGGTTTCGTCTTGGGTCTCTTCCAAATGCCATTGTGTTTGAGGCAAATTTTAAACGAG TTTGTGGTTATGAGTTGCGGGACGCATCTGGTGGAACTATAAAGACTCCGAACTATCCCAAACCTTACTATGAGGGATTAGATTGTGTCTATTCTGTTGTGGGACCTCTTAATTCCGTCGTTCATTTACGCATAACTGACTTTGATTTATCGGAGTATGATGAAGGCTGTGATGATGGTTCTGATTTCATTGag ATATATTATTCACTAAACGGACCACCTCAACGTCACTGTAAAGGTGGACAGATGCATGTCATTGCTCCAAGTAACTACCTTGACTTGGGCTTCCATTCGAATACTAATCCCCAGAAACGTAGGGGCATATCAGCAGAATATAATTTTGAGCAAATTGGTTGCGGTGGTGTACTTCGAGAAGCTGTAGGCAGTTTTGAACTTTTGAATCCTTCAAGCCCCACCAACTCGTATTGTGAGTGGATCTTAGAAGCACCTGATTCAAATGTTATTTCATTGGATCTTACATACCGTCGAAGTGGAACTAAATGCGCTTCAGGTGAAGTTGATTTGAAGATTTTCCTCAACCGAACTGGAAGTAATGATGGACGTTTGGTTGAAAG cCATTGTGGTGATGAAAAAAGGATTGTAACAATCTTGCCGTCAAATATAGCTACAGTTTTTCTAAAACTAGTACCGCCATCTATTGGAAATGCTGTGACATATGGAATTAGAGCAAACTACACATTTACTCCAAGATCATCAA GTTGTGGAGGAAATTATAGTTTGCTTTCGGGATCAATTCAATCACCTGGCTGGCCAGATGAATATTTCGAATCCACAGACTGTATTTGGGTCATACACGCCCCCTTGGGTAATAAAATTGAACTAATTCCAAGAAATTTCTCCCTCGAAACAAATTACAAAGAATTTTGTCATGATTATTTAGAAATAAG AAATGGCATGACAGAGGCGTCTCCATTGATTGGAAAATTCTGCGGTACTGAAATTCCACCGCATATTCCCTCGTTTACCAATCATCTTTATCTACATTTTCATTCGGATTCCTCACTTAACTACCCCGGTTTCGATATTACCTTTCAACAGACCTCGACAGGTTGTGGAGGATCACTTACTTCTCATACAGGATCAATAGCTTCACCACATTATCCAGAACTAAGTCGTGGACCTGTTCAATGTGATTGGAAGATCACAATTAGCAAAGGTTCTTCAATCGATGTTCGAATTACGAAAATCGGGCCAACTGCAAATTTATGCTCAAACGATGTTCTAACTATTTATGACGGTCCTGACAGTTTGTCCAAGAAATTATCAATCAATTGCTCCTCCGATGGAGACATTAGTCTAAGCTCAagtaaaaatgtgatttttattcGATATGTTCTGCCAGATGACGGAGCAGCTGAAGATCAACAATTTTATCTCGAATATCAAACCAATTGCCAACAAACCTTAAATTCAGTTGAAGGTGTTATTGAGTCACCAAATTTCCCAAGCAACTATCCTGACTCTCTTAAATGTGAGTGGACAATTGAAGGTCGTAAGGCTGAGACCATTTCATTGACTTTTTCACATTTCGAGCTTGAAGCTCTGGATCTACAGTGCCGGTATGATAAATTCGAAGTTATCGATATGAAAGGGGAAGATGTTTTACAAAGTCACAAAATCTGTCGAGATCCGGCGGGGCTTTTAACTTCGGATGGGAATAAATTAGTGGTCAGGTTTACAACGGATTCACACAATAATGGAAATGGCTTTCGATTAGAGTACAAACGGAACGGATGTGGTGGATACAAGAACAGTCATTGGGATGATTTTGAAACTCCAAACTATCCTTATAATGTTAATGTCGATTGTGAGTGGTTTATAGAAGCTCCGGCTGGATGGCAAATTGTCTTATATGTAACGGAAGTTCATATCGAAGGTGGTGATATAAATTGTTCAACTAATGGATTGATT gttaaaaGCGAAAAAAACGATCCAAAAAATCTACTCAAAACGTGTGGCATTCAAACGGAAGTATCAACAATAACATCACAAGGAAGCACAATGTACGTTCGATTTTACTCGAATTCTGTTCGATCAAGAAAGTATATGAAGGCATCTTTCCGAAGAACACAAGGAA aATGTGGTGGTGTAATTCACAACCAAGCCGGTGAATTATATTCACCGAACTATCCAAACAACTATTCATCAAATACATATTGCGAATGGATGGTAACCCTGGGAAGTGAAAGGTTTAAACTTTCCTTTGAATCTCTAGAAGCTCATCAAACTAATGGAAACGAATGTGCAAATGGATTACTTGATGTTTACGATGGTTTAAAACGCGACGAGGAAAGGGTGCTTTTAGGCCGATTTTGTAATGATGGTATACGTCGATCATTATACCACACTTTTAAGGGCATTATGAATGTGATATTTAATTCAGCAAATAAGCCACCTGGCAAAGGTTTTATATTCAAGTATAAAAAG gtTAAGTGTGGCGGTCTTTTAGTCAAGGAAGAGGGAACCTTCAGAGCAAGAGAAGAGGATGGGTATTGTTCTTGGTGGATTTCAGTTCCAGAAG AATCTCGAGTCACAGTATCCTTTTCTAACGTTCAATGTCACTGTGATGGACTATACCCAGAAAAATGTGCAGAAAATCGTGGTTTAATG ATTAAAATATCAGACAGAGATTATACCCACATCTGTGAAGCACATCCACCTGATTTGACCCTAACCACCTCCTCGATGATTGATTTTTATTCTCAACATATGTCATACACTGCAAAATATACTCGCACTGGAACTGCTTGTGGAGGTGACTTAACTTCATTGCGTGGTTCATTGGCATCTCCATTTTATCCAGAATCATATCCATCGAATGTGGAATGTATTTGGATCCTAAATGCACCATCGGGAAATTATTTAGAATTGACATTTGATCAAATGAACATAACCAATTCAGAGAATTGTAATCAAGACTATTTAGAGATTCGTGAAACATCAATCACTGGAAGATTGCTGTGTGTATTTTGTTCTAATGTTTTACCGACGGATAGTTTTCGAGGATTCGAAAGAATTTGGATAAAATTCCGAAGTGCCGAAGGCAGCACTGGATTAGGATTTAGACTATCTTGGACAAATT CACAATTGAACGAAGTCAGTGGATTTAAAGGGAAAATTGAATCACCGTCGATTGTGTCAATAAGATCTGAAAGAGAACCATTCCAATGGAGGATAACAGTACCGAGAGATTATCTTATTTCGTTAACTTTTAAAGAATACAATGGTGGCTTGCAG TTATTTGATGGTTTTGACAATACTGCTTTACCAATTGAAATCCAACTGTCACCGTGGCAGGTAACATCGAGTATGAATGTCATTTATTTCATGACAGATAATCAAATGCTCGATCAATTCATCATTGAATGGAAAGCAATATCCAAAGATGTAATAACACAAAATCTACCAATTAATACCTGCAATGAAACTCTACAAATCTCGTATAGAAGTACAGTGACAATTTCATCACCAGGCTATCCAACTGGctatgaaaataatttacaatGTCAATGGCTTATCAAGCCAGATCATCCAACAAGACATGTTGTAGCTAAACTTTATGATGTTCGTTTAGATAAAGTTGACAATTGTCAAGCTGATTATTTGAAAGTATTCAGCTCAAATGATTTACTGAGTTGGCATGAAGAACTTAAAATATGTGACAGCCCTTCAAAAGGACCTAATCCAATAGCTATCATCCATGGAACTCCATATCTTAAATTACAACTTACAACCGATTCGTCACTAAATGCAACTGGTTTTACGTCGAAAGTGTTCACAACTTGTGGTGGTAATTTGACAAATTCAATTGGAAGAATACTTGACACAGATATTGTGAGTCCTGACAATGAATGGTACTTACAAAATTGTACTTGGCACATTGAAGTTGGCACAGgtagaaaaattcaatttacattCAATTTCCCCAAGAACATGAGTCAACATTCATCTGATCAATGTGAGAATTATGCTCTAATACGCGATGGCGTAAATGATGGAGCGCCTATTCTTCCTCCAGGAAGAATTTGTTCGAATAAAGATATCAATGGTACAATAACTACGAACTCAAATCGGGCTACGGTAAGGTACACCCTCAAACCGAGCAGTTCCTTTTACTTATATGAAACACCTATGTGGAATTTAACTTATCGTGAGTACAGCCAGTGTAATGGCGAAGTACGCCTGACATCATACTCACCCTCCGAGTTAATAAGCTCACCCAACTACCCGAACGTTCCCGATCCACACACAGAGTGTATTTGGATAATAATAGCGCCACCTGGTGAGACAGTTCAAGTTGAGTTTGTTGGCAATTTCAACATGAACATGCGACAATGTTCAAAGGAATTTATTGAGTTCCGTGATGGAGCAACAGAAATAGCAAGAAGTTTAGGCAAATATTGCTTCAAACCAGGAAAAATTCGATCGTCAGATAATATTCTTCGCATGCGCTACCTTACCGACATCGCAGAACCACGCAATGGTTTCAAAGCTAACGTTTCCTTATCGACATGTGGTGGAACATTTACCCAATACAATGATTTTATAACATCGGCGAATTATCCAGCCCCGGGTGGATATCCGGCGAATTCAATATGCGAATATGTCATAAAAGTCTCCTCAACTTTTAGTTTCAATTTAGCATTCATTGACATTGATCTGCCATTCGATGCAGCGAATTTGAATAGCTCCGATCAGATAAGAATCTACCAAATTGTCGAAGGTGATTTGCAAAGAGTTGAAAATGAATTGGCAGTTATTTATGGCAATACAACTACACCGACagatattaaaattcacatcaACGAAGTGCTAATTCGATTTTACAGTTTTAAGGCGAATTCAAAGTTCCGcggattcaaaataaaatatgatcGCTTATTTAATGAATGCTACAAGGATGCTTCGGGTGACCATGGTGTCCTGACATTAAGCAGCATGACACCAAGGCGAAAAGCAATGTCAGTAATATGCCGGTGGCGGATAACAGTTCCCAAGGGCAAGCGGGTTAAGTTGGATGTGATTGATTTCGATGGAGGAGTTCAAGAGTCTGATTTAACTAAAAA CTTTACGGCAACCTTTTCCAATGATGTCTTTATGCTCTCACGCATCACAATGGTTAATTTGAACAACATAACAACATCCACGTCGATAAGTTCTTCGGAcaataaaatgtttgttaaaattttggGAGCTTACACAGCGAGTTTGCGACGCGTGAAGTTTGAGTATTCATCAATAGAAGAGTCAAACTGTCCCGATGATATTACAGAAGACAGTGGCTCTTTTTCGGTTGCGAAATTAGGTTCCACATCGActttttattgttctttttattttaaattaaatggcgcccaaacGATGTCTTTCAATATTTCTCGCCTGAATGTTGAAATTCATCGGCGCTCAGCATATGCGATgtatttcaaagatgaacgaactTACGAATCGATTcgtttttttagcaaaaacctCACCAACAGTGTCTTGGCTATTTCACCTAAACGTGGCTCTATAAACATTCTCCAGAATGATGTAGTTCGGATTAAGGAACTCGAAGTTTATTATAAGAAAATTCCATGTGGAGGTGAATATCGTTTAGGTCAAAGGTTCGAGATAACAATGCCAAACTTAACAGCAGAATATGGCAGTCTTAATTGTGCCTGGCAATTCTATATAACCACGAATAAAAATGGCCACGATTTAACGGCGAATTTCAGTTTTGTGCTGCCTTGCAAAGACGAATTTGTAACAGTTCATGCCGGACGTTCAAATGAAAATTTAGAAATTGCCAAACTTTGTCAAGGCCAAACGTTCAACACAGTTCGTCTGAATTCGCTGCATATTTATGTTCTCTATCATACAAAATCATACAACCCCAACAGTCAAATGCGAATAGTTTTTGAGCGAACTTCAAAATGCAGCGAAAAGCTTAATTTTGAAGTATCATCTACGGAATCTTTGTCTTTCACTGCGACTGACTACAAGAACAATCTCAAGTGTGTTTGGGATGTGCAAGCGAGTGAAGGCTACTACTTgcaaattaaatttagtggacgTTTCTTCATTGAAGAAAGTCAAAATTGTACCAAGGACTTTCTAGAGATAAGAAAGTTTGAAAACAACGATTGGGTATCGATGCCAAGGTATTGTGGTAGGAATCTACCATCTTCAATAAATACGACTTCATCGAGACTTCAGTTGGTCTTCCAGAGTGACGAAGCGAATACTGGTGATGGGTTTAATTTGTCCATCAAAAAAACCTGCTATGCAGTATTTAATGTCACGAATGAGCATCAAGTTATTAAATACCCAACTGGATGGAGCGATACCAGACAGAATATGTCTTGTGAATATCTCCTCCAGAACACCGATCCTGATAAGTACATACAAGtgcaatttacaaaatttgtcaTTGACCACAGGAGCCGCTGTAATTTGGCTCATCTGAGCGCTGAGATACGCTCCTCGAACAGGTCTAAAAATGAAATGGGACCATATTGCATAAAAAATGCTCTAAGCGAATTAAGAGCCAAGGAGTCTATTTTGATAAACTATGAAGCGATATTGGAAATAGGAGACTATGAAATGGAATTCTTCTTGGACAGTTGTGGCGGCGAAGTTAGAAGACCCATGTGGATATCAAGTATGAGGAACGAAGCAGGTGATGGTTATGCCAATAACATGAATTGCATATGGAATATAACGGCTCCAGTGGGTCATAATATTGTGATTCACTTCAAGTACTTGATTTTggatcaaaatttttattgcacacAGGATTATGTTTCAATTTACAAAGGTTCCCAAATGAACATTGACAATCTTGAGGCGAAACTTTGTGGCAATATTACAATTGACCCACCAAGTTTCCATATTGAAAGCAATTCAGCAGTTTTGGCAGCAATTTCTGACTCATCCATAACAAGAGATGGATTTTCAGCTCAGATAATGTTTAGCAAAGCATGTGACGAGCGAATTACGCTGACAGAAGCCAATTCGCCAGTTGATATTGATAGAAATTTGACAGTTGTCAGTGGCGAAGTTATGAGTTGTAATATTCGTGCAATGGCGCCACCTGGTTttagaattgaaattgaattaaaggAGTTAAATATAAGTAAGCATAATCAATCATGTGGTGCAGTGTGTGAAAAAAGCTGTGAGAATGTAGAAATAGTTGACAGCTTAAAAGCTGACAGTTTAGTTTTGGGAAGATACTGTTGGGTAGGAGACGTCAAGCCGAAGCTTAAATCTTCCTTTGAAGATGTTGTGATTAGAACAAACTTCGAACAGCCGGGAATTCATCTATTCAAAGTAAATCTTCGCCTAGTTCTAGCAGATTGTGGCAATCAAAGCCAAATTTATTTGGGGGTTGACGCAAAT AGCATTACAATTCACGCTTTGCTAGGATCAAATGGTTTATATCTACCCAACACTCATTGCTATTTGAAAATTACTTCAAAGTTTGATTTTGAGCTTAAATTGACCGATTTTAGCCTTCAAAATAAATCCGATGTAACTGGCAGATGCTTGGATTATGTTCTCATAAAAAGTACAAAG CAATCGTATCCACAACATTTAATTAGTGAGCTTTGTGGTGTTATTCCACCATATGTCATCAAAGTTGAGCGTCCTCAATTTGTCGCTGAGGCTGAGATAACATTTCATAGCGATGAAAAAGTTGAGTCTACTGGATTTAAAATGACAGCAAGAACAATAAATC TTTGCAATCGAACATATACTCACACATCTGGTTTGATCAGTGGAGTTATTACTAATGATTCTGgctgtcaaaatgacattttactACCAGAAAACTATATTGTAAATTTGTATATTCCCGGCTTATTCTATTTAAGTGGTTCAAATTCCTCCGAAGACTTTATTCGA GTCattgataaaaaaacaaatcgtCAAATTTATGAAGATTTTATGGAAACTAATAGAGGTAGAAAGATCTATACGTCAACTGCTCAAATCCATTTAGACCTTAAGGCTTCCAGCGGTATTGAATTGCAGATATTTTACTACGCAAGTCCTAAGGCAACATTATTGGGTTGTGGTGGAAATTTGGAAATGCCAA TGTGTGTCGATGGAATTTGCTAA